A genomic segment from Castor canadensis chromosome 1, mCasCan1.hap1v2, whole genome shotgun sequence encodes:
- the LOC109688742 gene encoding filamin-A-interacting protein 1 isoform X6, translated as MLVDERQMHIEQLGLQSQKVQDLTQKLREEEEKLKAITSKSKEDRQKLLKLEVDFEHKASRFSQEHEEMNAKLANQEAHNRQLRLKLVGLSQRIEELEETNKNLQKAEEELQELRDKIAKGECGNSSLMAEVENLRKRVLEMEGKDEEITKTESQCRELRKKLQEEEHHSKELKLEVEKLQKRMSELEKLEEAFSKSKSECSQLHLNLEKEKNLTKDLLNELEVVKSRVKELECSESRLEKAELSLKDDLTKLKSFTVMLVDERKNMMEKIKQEERKVDGLNKNFKVEQGKVMDVTEKLIEESKKFLKLKSEMEEKVYNLTKERDELIGKLKSEEEKSSKLSCSVDLLKKRLDGIEEVEREITRGRSWKGPELTCPEDNKIKELTLEIERLKNRLQQLEVVEGDLMKTEDEYDQLEQKFRTEQDKANFLSQQLEEIKHQIAKNKAIEKGEAVSQEAELRHRFRLEEAKSRDLKAEVQALKEKIHELMNKEDQLSQLQVDYSVLQQRFMEEENKNKNMGQEVLHLTKELELSKRYSRALRPSMNGRRMVDVPVASTGVQTDAVGSESAEEETPAVFIRKSFQEENHIMSNLRQVSLKKPVERSSVLDRYPPAASELTMRKSWIPWMRKRENGPSIPQDKAPRSSSNPGHPGELVLSPKQGQPLHIRVTPDHENSTATLEITSPTSEEFFSSTTVIPTLGNQKPRITIIPSPNVMSSKPKSADPTLGPERAMSPVTITTFSREKPPESGRGSFADRPGSPIQIMTVSTSAAPAEPAAHGEPQDVPVGRTVLKVTPEKQTAAPPVRKYNANANIITTEDNKIHIHLGSQFKRSPGASAEGVSPVITVRPVNVTAEKELSTGTVLRSPRNHLSARPGASKVTSTITITPVTTSSTRGTQSVSGQDGSSQRPTPTRIPVSKGMKAGKPVVAATGAGNLTKFEPRAETQSMKIELKKSAASSATSLGGGKG; from the exons ATGCTGGTGGATGAACGACAAATGCACATTGAGCAACTTGGCCTGCAGAGCCAGAAAGTGCAGGATCTCACTCAGAAActgagagaagaagaagaaaagctcaAAGCCATTACATCCAAATCCAAAGAAGACAGACAGAAACTGCTCAAGTTAGAAGTGGATTTCGAACACAAGGCCTCCAGGTTCTCTCAAGAGCATGAAGAGATGAATGCTAAGTTGGCTAACCAGGAGGCTCACAACAGGCAACTCAGGCTCAAGCTGGTTGGCCTATCTCAAAGAATTGAGGAGCTAGAAGAGACCAACAAAAACCTCCAAAAAGCAGAGGAAGAACTTCAGGAATTAAGAGATAAAATTGCCAAAGGGGAATGTGGAAACTCCAGCCTCATGGCAGAAGTGGAAAATCTCCGAAAACGTGTGCTGGAAATGGAGGGTAAAGATGAAGAGATCACTAAAACCGAGTCCCAGTGCAGGGAGCTGAGGAAGAAGCTGCAAGAGGAAGAACACCATAGCAAGGAGCTCAAACTTGAAGTTGAGAAGTTGCAGAAGAGAATGTCAGAGCTAGAGAAATTGGAGGAAGCATTTAGCAAGAGTAAATCTGAATGCTCCCAGCTACAtttaaatctagagaaagaaaagaacttaaCCAAAGACCTGTTGAATGAATTGGAGGTGGTCAAGAGCCGAGTTAAAGAACTGGAATGTTCTGAAAGTAGGTTGGAAAAGGCTGAATTAAGCCTCAAAGATGATCTCACAAAGTTGAAGTCGTTTACTGTGATGCTGGTtgatgaaaggaaaaatatgatggaaaaaataaagcaagaagaaagaaaagtggatggactcaataaaaattttaaggtgGAACAGGGGAAGGTTATGGACGTAACTGAAAAGCTAATTGAAGAGAGTAAGaagtttttaaaactgaaatctgaaatgGAGGAAAAGGTGTACAATTTGACAAAGGAGAGAGATGAGTTGATAGGAAAACTGAAAAGTGAAGAAGAGAAATCTTCTAAATTGAGTTGCAGTGTTGACTTACTAAAGAAGAGGCTTGATGGTATAGAGGAAGTGGAAAGAGAAATAACAAGAGGCCGGTCTTGGAAAGGACCTGAGCTCACCTGCCCCGAAGACAACAAGATCAAGGAACTAACACTTGAAATTGAGAGACTGAAGAACCGTCTCCAACAGCTGGAGGTGGTGGAAGGGGATTTGATGAAGACAGAGGACGAGTATGATCAGCTGGAACAGAAATTCAGAACTGAGCAGGATAAGGCTAACTTCCTCTCCCAACAGCTAGAGGAGATCAAACACCAAATCGCCAAGAACAAAGCTATAGAGAAGGGTGAGGCTGTGAGCCAGGAAGCTGAGCTGAGACACAGGTTTCGGCTGGAAGAGGCTAAAAGTCGAGACTTAAAAGCCGAGGTACAAGCTCTTAAAGAGAAGATCCATGAGTTAATGAACAAAGAAGATCAGCTCTCTCAGCTCCAGGTAGATTATTCCGTCCTTCAGCAAAGGTttatggaagaagaaaataagaacaaaaacatgGGGCAGGAGGTCCTCCATCTGACCAAGGAGCTGGAGCTTTCTAAGCGGTACAGCCGAGCCCTCAGGCCCAGCATGAAcggaaggagaatggtggatgtGCCTGTGGCTTCCACTGGGGTCCAGACGGACGCTGTGGGCAGCGAATCCGCGGAGGAAGAAACGCCAGCTGTGTTCATACGGAAATCCTTCCAAGAGGAAAATCACATCATGAGCAACCTTCGGCAGGTGAGCCTCAAGAAGCCTGTGGAGCGATCCTCTGTTCTCGACAGGTATCCCCCAGCAGCAAGCGAGCTCACCATGAGAAAATCTTGGATCCCATGgatgaggaaaagggaaaatggCCCCTCGATCCCGCAGGACAAGGCGCCTCGAAGCAGCTCCAACCCAGGGCACCCGGGAGAGCTTGTCCTCTCACCAAAGCAGGGCCAGCCCCTGCATATCCGTGTGACACCAGACCACGAGAACAGCACTGCGACTTTGGAGATCACGAGCCCCACATCCGAGGAGTTTTTTTCTAGCACCACTGTCATTCCTACCCTAGGGAATCAGAAACCAAGGATAACCATTATTCCTTCACCAAATGTGATGTCCTCAAAACCAAAAAGTGCAGATCCTACCCTTGGCCCTGAGCGAGCCATGTCCCCTGTCACGATTACGACATTTTCCAGGGAGAAACCCCCAGAAAGTGGCAGAGGCTCGTTCGCAGACAGGCCCGGGTCCCCCATCCAGATCATGACGGTGTCCACGTCGGCAGCGCCGGCCGAGCCTGCAGCCCATGGCGAACCCCAAGACGTGCCCGTGGGAAGGACTGTCCTCAAAGTGACCCCTGAGAAACAGACTGCCGCACCTCCAGTGCGGAAGTACAACGCCAACGCCAACATCATAACCACGGAAGACAATAAGATCCACATTCACTTAGGCTCTCAGTTCAAGCGATCCCCAGGGGCTTCGGCAGAAGGAGTGAGTCCAGTCATTACCGTCAGGCCCGTGAACGTGACAGCCGAAAAGGAGCTGTCCACGGGCACGGTTCTTCGCTCTCCCAGGAACCACCTCTCCGCACGACCTGGGGCGAGCAAAGTGACCAGCACCATCACCATCACACCGGTCACAACCTCCTCCACCCGAGGAACCCAGTCAGTG tCAGGACAAGATGGGTCTTCCCAGCGGCCTACACCCACCCGCATTCCTGTGTCAAAAGGTATGAAAGCAGGAAAGCCAGTAGTGGCAGCCACAGGAGCAGGAAATCTGACCAAATTCGAGCCTCGAGCTGAGACTCAGTCTATGAAAATAGAGCTGAAGAAGTCTGCAGCCAGCAGCGCTACCTCTCTTGGAGGGGGGAAGGGCTGA
- the LOC109688742 gene encoding filamin-A-interacting protein 1 isoform X5, with amino-acid sequence MLKTEKTKPEVLEAHYGSAEPEKVLRILHRDAILAQEKSIGEDVYEKPISELDRLEEKQKETYRRMLEQLLLAEKCHRRTVYELENEKHKHTDYMNKSDDFTNLLEQERERLKKLLEQEKAYQARKEKENAKRLNKLRDELVKLKSFALMLVDERQMHIEQLGLQSQKVQDLTQKLREEEEKLKAITSKSKEDRQKLLKLEVDFEHKASRFSQEHEEMNAKLANQEAHNRQLRLKLVGLSQRIEELEETNKNLQKAEEELQELRDKIAKGECGNSSLMAEVENLRKRVLEMEGKDEEITKTESQCRELRKKLQEEEHHSKELKLEVEKLQKRMSELEKLEEAFSKSKSECSQLHLNLEKEKNLTKDLLNELEVVKSRVKELECSESRLEKAELSLKDDLTKLKSFTVMLVDERKNMMEKIKQEERKVDGLNKNFKVEQGKVMDVTEKLIEESKKFLKLKSEMEEKVYNLTKERDELIGKLKSEEEKSSKLSCSVDLLKKRLDGIEEVEREITRGRSWKGPELTCPEDNKIKELTLEIERLKNRLQQLEVVEGDLMKTEDEYDQLEQKFRTEQDKANFLSQQLEEIKHQIAKNKAIEKGEAVSQEAELRHRFRLEEAKSRDLKAEVQALKEKIHELMNKEDQLSQLQVDYSVLQQRFMEEENKNKNMGQEVLHLTKELELSKRYSRALRPSMNGRRMVDVPVASTGVQTDAVGSESAEEETPAVFIRKSFQEENHIMSNLRQVSLKKPVERSSVLDRYPPAASELTMRKSWIPWMRKRENGPSIPQDKAPRSSSNPGHPGELVLSPKQGQPLHIRVTPDHENSTATLEITSPTSEEFFSSTTVIPTLGNQKPRITIIPSPNVMSSKPKSADPTLGPERAMSPVTITTFSREKPPESGRGSFADRPGSPIQIMTVSTSAAPAEPAAHGEPQDVPVGRTVLKVTPEKQTAAPPVRKYNANANIITTEDNKIHIHLGSQFKRSPGASAEGVSPVITVRPVNVTAEKELSTGTVLRSPRNHLSARPGASKVTSTITITPVTTSSTRGTQSVSGQDGSSQRPTPTRIPVSKGMKAGKPVVAATGAGNLTKFEPRAETQSMKIELKKSAASSATSLGGGKG; translated from the exons GTTAAAAAAGCTCCTTGAACAGGAAAAGGCTTACCAAGCccgaaaggaaaaggaaaatgctaaGCGGCTCAATAAACTAAGGGATGAACTTGTTAAACTCAAGTCCTTTGCACTCATGCTGGTGGATGAACGACAAATGCACATTGAGCAACTTGGCCTGCAGAGCCAGAAAGTGCAGGATCTCACTCAGAAActgagagaagaagaagaaaagctcaAAGCCATTACATCCAAATCCAAAGAAGACAGACAGAAACTGCTCAAGTTAGAAGTGGATTTCGAACACAAGGCCTCCAGGTTCTCTCAAGAGCATGAAGAGATGAATGCTAAGTTGGCTAACCAGGAGGCTCACAACAGGCAACTCAGGCTCAAGCTGGTTGGCCTATCTCAAAGAATTGAGGAGCTAGAAGAGACCAACAAAAACCTCCAAAAAGCAGAGGAAGAACTTCAGGAATTAAGAGATAAAATTGCCAAAGGGGAATGTGGAAACTCCAGCCTCATGGCAGAAGTGGAAAATCTCCGAAAACGTGTGCTGGAAATGGAGGGTAAAGATGAAGAGATCACTAAAACCGAGTCCCAGTGCAGGGAGCTGAGGAAGAAGCTGCAAGAGGAAGAACACCATAGCAAGGAGCTCAAACTTGAAGTTGAGAAGTTGCAGAAGAGAATGTCAGAGCTAGAGAAATTGGAGGAAGCATTTAGCAAGAGTAAATCTGAATGCTCCCAGCTACAtttaaatctagagaaagaaaagaacttaaCCAAAGACCTGTTGAATGAATTGGAGGTGGTCAAGAGCCGAGTTAAAGAACTGGAATGTTCTGAAAGTAGGTTGGAAAAGGCTGAATTAAGCCTCAAAGATGATCTCACAAAGTTGAAGTCGTTTACTGTGATGCTGGTtgatgaaaggaaaaatatgatggaaaaaataaagcaagaagaaagaaaagtggatggactcaataaaaattttaaggtgGAACAGGGGAAGGTTATGGACGTAACTGAAAAGCTAATTGAAGAGAGTAAGaagtttttaaaactgaaatctgaaatgGAGGAAAAGGTGTACAATTTGACAAAGGAGAGAGATGAGTTGATAGGAAAACTGAAAAGTGAAGAAGAGAAATCTTCTAAATTGAGTTGCAGTGTTGACTTACTAAAGAAGAGGCTTGATGGTATAGAGGAAGTGGAAAGAGAAATAACAAGAGGCCGGTCTTGGAAAGGACCTGAGCTCACCTGCCCCGAAGACAACAAGATCAAGGAACTAACACTTGAAATTGAGAGACTGAAGAACCGTCTCCAACAGCTGGAGGTGGTGGAAGGGGATTTGATGAAGACAGAGGACGAGTATGATCAGCTGGAACAGAAATTCAGAACTGAGCAGGATAAGGCTAACTTCCTCTCCCAACAGCTAGAGGAGATCAAACACCAAATCGCCAAGAACAAAGCTATAGAGAAGGGTGAGGCTGTGAGCCAGGAAGCTGAGCTGAGACACAGGTTTCGGCTGGAAGAGGCTAAAAGTCGAGACTTAAAAGCCGAGGTACAAGCTCTTAAAGAGAAGATCCATGAGTTAATGAACAAAGAAGATCAGCTCTCTCAGCTCCAGGTAGATTATTCCGTCCTTCAGCAAAGGTttatggaagaagaaaataagaacaaaaacatgGGGCAGGAGGTCCTCCATCTGACCAAGGAGCTGGAGCTTTCTAAGCGGTACAGCCGAGCCCTCAGGCCCAGCATGAAcggaaggagaatggtggatgtGCCTGTGGCTTCCACTGGGGTCCAGACGGACGCTGTGGGCAGCGAATCCGCGGAGGAAGAAACGCCAGCTGTGTTCATACGGAAATCCTTCCAAGAGGAAAATCACATCATGAGCAACCTTCGGCAGGTGAGCCTCAAGAAGCCTGTGGAGCGATCCTCTGTTCTCGACAGGTATCCCCCAGCAGCAAGCGAGCTCACCATGAGAAAATCTTGGATCCCATGgatgaggaaaagggaaaatggCCCCTCGATCCCGCAGGACAAGGCGCCTCGAAGCAGCTCCAACCCAGGGCACCCGGGAGAGCTTGTCCTCTCACCAAAGCAGGGCCAGCCCCTGCATATCCGTGTGACACCAGACCACGAGAACAGCACTGCGACTTTGGAGATCACGAGCCCCACATCCGAGGAGTTTTTTTCTAGCACCACTGTCATTCCTACCCTAGGGAATCAGAAACCAAGGATAACCATTATTCCTTCACCAAATGTGATGTCCTCAAAACCAAAAAGTGCAGATCCTACCCTTGGCCCTGAGCGAGCCATGTCCCCTGTCACGATTACGACATTTTCCAGGGAGAAACCCCCAGAAAGTGGCAGAGGCTCGTTCGCAGACAGGCCCGGGTCCCCCATCCAGATCATGACGGTGTCCACGTCGGCAGCGCCGGCCGAGCCTGCAGCCCATGGCGAACCCCAAGACGTGCCCGTGGGAAGGACTGTCCTCAAAGTGACCCCTGAGAAACAGACTGCCGCACCTCCAGTGCGGAAGTACAACGCCAACGCCAACATCATAACCACGGAAGACAATAAGATCCACATTCACTTAGGCTCTCAGTTCAAGCGATCCCCAGGGGCTTCGGCAGAAGGAGTGAGTCCAGTCATTACCGTCAGGCCCGTGAACGTGACAGCCGAAAAGGAGCTGTCCACGGGCACGGTTCTTCGCTCTCCCAGGAACCACCTCTCCGCACGACCTGGGGCGAGCAAAGTGACCAGCACCATCACCATCACACCGGTCACAACCTCCTCCACCCGAGGAACCCAGTCAGTG tCAGGACAAGATGGGTCTTCCCAGCGGCCTACACCCACCCGCATTCCTGTGTCAAAAGGTATGAAAGCAGGAAAGCCAGTAGTGGCAGCCACAGGAGCAGGAAATCTGACCAAATTCGAGCCTCGAGCTGAGACTCAGTCTATGAAAATAGAGCTGAAGAAGTCTGCAGCCAGCAGCGCTACCTCTCTTGGAGGGGGGAAGGGCTGA